A DNA window from Candidatus Sulfidibacterium hydrothermale contains the following coding sequences:
- a CDS encoding right-handed parallel beta-helix repeat-containing protein: MKMVLHKKSLFFFWIIGAVVFFSCRAPLPPKQRSVNCGAEKRTVDKKNFYAQNDSSVLFGGGELQTDKEAHHGKYSVMTFPSKVFAFTIHFKPVVGDSYFQVSVWRKGKNSKYGALVASAKNSKTFYLASTEPVAKGKNGWEKLELNFFVPPTFSGKQLLFYVWNNSGRDTIYFDDLKIHYQLKKKYPHFTEKPLVLVFDTSQFVKLERIRERAFENGILQTTPNDWVKAIVFGDGKIMKAKVRLKGDWLDHLQGDKWSFRIKLKKHYAWNHLRTFSIQTPEARDYLMEWVSHRFYESQDILTTRYGFVPLILNERSLGLYAWEEHFVKQLVESRKRREGPIVKFSEDAFWQMQKMAIATGKWPWYPCFQAAVIEPFKKSKTMRDKVLHKEFLNASRLMRQYKFSLQPASNIFDLEALAKYYAMLEITHARHGMRWHNQRFYYNPITDRLEPIAYDGYTGHFRPDLTIHDNYLYQAFDDKVEDPPDELMMYRLFHDAVFRKRYWHYLRRFSQETFVDSVLAAAHHQIVMYDSLIHREFPLAVYDTNFFRKSAAQVRQYLPALKAFVDKKLNDPAFHLRQQQSVANDTAVFENTPDYFVNAYIQRKRNDSALLHIENYFPRNIILLGTGRKARYADFHFIRMPKIQAYHDGHADTLNIWADTLARYLFFMIKGHSETYVAPVRPWPVPRGLTPRQELMKKVNLKRPVFAKVTGKNIYIKTGKTVVNYPVVIPKGYVVHFTKGTTLDFVQHGLFLSYSPVVMKGTREEPVIIMSSDSTAEGFTLLQAKGISVIQNVRFSHLNTLDYKTWQLTGAVTFYESNVHLKNVLLNNNQCEDGINMVRSQFTLENTRFVNTYSDAFDSDFSSGLVQNCAFYKVGNDALDLSGSQIRIDSVYANQVNDKGISGGEASHLVVSNVVINHANIGMASKDLSDLKVSDSYISNCRYGLILLQKKAEYGPATMEINNIKISHTLTHWMIEKGSVIKWDGKTLLGKEKNLDKLFY; the protein is encoded by the coding sequence ATGAAAATGGTTTTGCATAAAAAGAGTTTGTTTTTTTTCTGGATTATTGGTGCTGTGGTCTTTTTTTCATGCCGCGCTCCTTTACCTCCCAAGCAAAGATCGGTAAACTGTGGAGCGGAGAAACGGACTGTTGATAAAAAGAATTTTTATGCCCAAAATGATTCTTCTGTTCTTTTTGGCGGAGGTGAATTGCAAACGGATAAGGAAGCCCATCATGGAAAATATTCGGTGATGACGTTTCCGTCAAAAGTGTTTGCTTTTACAATACATTTTAAGCCGGTGGTTGGCGACAGCTATTTTCAGGTTTCCGTATGGCGCAAAGGCAAAAACAGTAAATATGGTGCTTTGGTGGCCTCGGCTAAGAATTCGAAGACATTTTACCTTGCATCGACCGAGCCGGTAGCTAAAGGCAAAAACGGATGGGAGAAATTGGAGCTGAATTTTTTTGTTCCGCCTACTTTTTCGGGAAAACAATTGTTGTTTTACGTGTGGAATAATAGTGGTCGGGATACGATCTACTTTGATGATCTGAAAATTCATTATCAGCTAAAGAAAAAATATCCCCATTTTACAGAAAAGCCTTTGGTGTTGGTTTTTGATACTTCTCAGTTCGTAAAACTGGAAAGGATCAGGGAACGAGCTTTCGAAAATGGCATATTGCAAACAACACCAAACGATTGGGTAAAAGCCATTGTTTTTGGTGATGGGAAGATCATGAAGGCAAAAGTGCGTTTAAAAGGCGACTGGCTTGATCATTTACAAGGCGACAAATGGTCGTTTCGGATCAAACTCAAGAAACATTATGCCTGGAACCATTTGCGAACTTTTTCCATACAAACACCCGAAGCACGTGATTACCTGATGGAGTGGGTTTCGCACCGGTTTTATGAAAGCCAGGATATCCTGACCACCCGATATGGTTTTGTTCCCCTTATTCTTAACGAACGGTCTTTAGGATTATATGCCTGGGAAGAGCATTTTGTAAAGCAACTGGTTGAATCCAGAAAACGGCGCGAAGGTCCGATTGTAAAATTTTCGGAAGATGCTTTCTGGCAAATGCAGAAAATGGCAATAGCAACCGGGAAATGGCCCTGGTATCCTTGTTTTCAGGCAGCGGTTATTGAGCCGTTTAAAAAGTCGAAAACCATGCGGGATAAAGTCTTGCATAAAGAGTTCCTGAATGCATCCCGCCTTATGCGGCAATATAAATTTTCGTTGCAGCCGGCTTCCAACATTTTTGATTTGGAGGCGCTGGCAAAATATTATGCCATGCTTGAGATTACCCATGCCCGCCATGGTATGCGATGGCATAACCAGCGTTTTTATTACAATCCCATAACAGACCGGTTAGAACCGATTGCTTATGACGGGTACACCGGACATTTCCGTCCTGATCTTACCATTCATGATAATTATCTTTATCAGGCTTTTGATGATAAAGTGGAAGATCCTCCGGATGAATTAATGATGTACCGGCTGTTTCACGATGCTGTTTTTCGAAAAAGGTATTGGCATTATCTGAGAAGATTTTCACAGGAAACTTTTGTGGATTCTGTTTTAGCTGCAGCGCATCATCAGATTGTGATGTACGATTCGTTGATTCATAGAGAGTTTCCGTTGGCAGTATACGACACCAATTTCTTTCGTAAAAGTGCAGCGCAGGTTCGTCAATATTTACCCGCTTTAAAAGCTTTTGTGGATAAAAAGTTGAATGATCCTGCGTTTCATCTCCGGCAGCAGCAGTCTGTTGCTAACGACACGGCTGTTTTTGAAAATACCCCCGATTATTTTGTCAATGCTTACATTCAACGGAAACGGAATGATTCTGCTCTTTTGCATATCGAAAACTATTTTCCGCGAAATATTATTTTGTTGGGAACCGGCAGGAAAGCCCGGTATGCCGATTTTCATTTTATCCGAATGCCAAAAATACAGGCGTATCACGATGGCCATGCGGATACGCTGAACATCTGGGCGGATACGCTTGCCCGGTATTTGTTTTTTATGATTAAGGGACATTCGGAAACCTATGTCGCTCCTGTCCGTCCTTGGCCTGTTCCCCGCGGGTTGACTCCCCGGCAGGAGTTGATGAAAAAGGTGAATTTAAAACGGCCGGTTTTTGCTAAAGTGACCGGAAAAAATATTTATATCAAAACCGGAAAAACGGTAGTGAATTATCCGGTAGTTATTCCCAAAGGTTATGTTGTGCATTTTACAAAAGGAACGACGTTAGACTTTGTGCAACATGGTCTTTTCCTCTCTTATTCACCGGTGGTAATGAAAGGAACGCGGGAGGAACCGGTGATCATAATGTCTTCCGATTCTACAGCAGAAGGCTTTACGCTTTTGCAAGCCAAAGGCATTTCCGTAATTCAGAATGTACGGTTCAGTCATCTCAATACGCTCGATTATAAAACCTGGCAGCTCACGGGTGCGGTTACTTTTTATGAATCAAATGTGCATCTGAAAAATGTGCTGCTCAATAATAACCAATGCGAAGATGGTATTAATATGGTCCGGTCGCAATTTACTTTGGAAAATACACGTTTTGTAAATACCTACAGCGATGCATTTGATTCGGATTTTAGCAGCGGGCTGGTGCAGAATTGTGCTTTTTACAAGGTGGGTAATGATGCGCTGGATCTTTCCGGAAGCCAGATCAGGATTGATTCGGTATATGCAAATCAGGTGAACGATAAAGGGATCAGTGGGGGCGAAGCTTCTCATCTGGTGGTGAGTAACGTGGTGATAAATCATGCAAATATTGGGATGGCTTCCAAGGACCTTTCTGATTTGAAAGTTTCTGATAGCTATATTTCTAATTGCCGTTACGGATTAATATTATTGCAGAAAAAGGCGGAATATGGCCCGGCTACCATGGAAATAAATAACATAAAAATTAGCCATACCCTTACTCACTGGATGATTGAAAAAGGGTCGGTCATAAAATGGGATGGCAAAACGTTGTTGGGTAAAGAAAAAAACCTGGATAAATTGTTTTATTGA
- a CDS encoding DUF4956 domain-containing protein: protein MNDKWNLFQKFLITQNQNLSITEFLINSAVIIILILALEYTYIRCARSISNRRQFAGVFLLIAFTTMLIITIVKSSLALSLGLVGALSIVRFRAAIKEPEELAYLFLAISIGLGLGANQTLITAVATAVALVIIWGRHLFRYKKTYQNVHLNFSAKAGDAELKEVTALVQEVFGKYVLTRYDENGQVMEASFVIDTPNAEKLQTFKEKADKFGKALRISFVESKSF, encoded by the coding sequence ATGAACGATAAGTGGAACCTGTTTCAGAAATTTCTGATTACACAAAATCAAAATCTTTCGATTACTGAATTTTTGATAAACTCAGCTGTTATTATCATTTTGATACTGGCACTGGAATATACTTATATCCGTTGTGCCCGGAGCATTTCGAACCGGCGACAGTTTGCGGGCGTTTTTTTACTTATTGCCTTTACTACAATGCTCATTATTACGATTGTAAAATCGTCCTTGGCTTTGTCGTTGGGTTTGGTAGGCGCACTTTCCATTGTGCGGTTCCGTGCAGCGATCAAAGAGCCGGAAGAACTGGCTTATTTGTTTCTGGCCATCTCTATCGGGCTTGGATTAGGGGCCAACCAAACGCTGATCACCGCTGTGGCAACCGCTGTGGCGCTGGTGATTATCTGGGGAAGACATCTTTTTCGTTATAAAAAAACCTATCAAAATGTTCATTTGAATTTTTCTGCAAAAGCAGGAGATGCCGAGTTAAAAGAGGTAACTGCTCTGGTGCAGGAAGTTTTTGGGAAATATGTCCTTACCCGTTATGATGAAAATGGTCAGGTAATGGAAGCTTCGTTCGTCATTGATACGCCAAATGCAGAAAAATTACAGACCTTTAAAGAGAAGGCGGATAAGTTTGGGAAAGCGTTGCGTATTTCTTTTGTGGAGAGTAAATCTTTTTAA
- a CDS encoding polyphosphate polymerase domain-containing protein, producing the protein MFFPEFDLKNSRYERKYLISDMQRAAVQQQIRLHPASFSPIFYPRYINNIYLDTAGLDAFYENLAGHGKRKKARIRWYGDMMGKVSKPVLEFKIKEGMLGNKLLFPLQPFEMDENFNAEMLRDVFLHSSLPDWALESVLKQKPSLVNRYKRTYYATFDGKFRLTLDEELSYFAVGPAPNYFLEKYVSRDLVVELKYAYADYREAVSIADFLPFRLTKSSKYVTGIGMIFSIPV; encoded by the coding sequence ATGTTTTTCCCCGAATTTGATTTGAAGAATAGCCGCTATGAGCGAAAATATCTGATTAGTGATATGCAACGGGCTGCCGTACAGCAGCAAATCCGGCTTCATCCGGCATCTTTCAGCCCGATCTTTTATCCACGTTATATTAACAACATTTATCTTGATACCGCCGGACTGGATGCTTTTTATGAAAATCTGGCAGGGCACGGAAAGCGAAAAAAAGCCCGGATACGTTGGTATGGCGATATGATGGGGAAAGTGTCAAAACCCGTTTTGGAATTTAAAATTAAAGAGGGGATGCTGGGAAACAAACTTCTGTTTCCATTGCAGCCTTTTGAAATGGATGAAAATTTTAATGCGGAAATGTTGCGGGATGTTTTCCTGCATTCCTCTTTGCCTGACTGGGCATTGGAATCGGTGCTGAAACAAAAACCATCTCTTGTAAATCGATACAAACGAACGTACTATGCAACATTTGATGGTAAATTCAGGCTGACATTGGATGAAGAACTCAGCTATTTTGCTGTGGGACCGGCTCCCAATTATTTTCTGGAAAAGTATGTAAGCCGCGATTTGGTGGTAGAGCTAAAATACGCTTACGCTGATTACCGTGAAGCAGTAAGTATTGCCGATTTTCTTCCTTTCCGGTTGACAAAAAGTTCGAAATATGTTACTGGCATCGGAATGATTTTTTCGATACCGGTTTGA
- a CDS encoding glyceraldehyde-3-phosphate dehydrogenase, which produces MTPKKDMNGNYESSLNDWSYQEKLANEFISVVYKLFYDKSIELALFRDQLIDRSASVILYKHSYAENIIDRPLHIKDSLKLAKAILHSDIGQSRIDIGRLNREWLEERKNFLDEEDFINYKLKHLKKSKIKPFKPRDVILYGFGRIGRLLARQLIIQGNGNQLRVRAIVTRGNDDLHIIKRASLFRHDSVHGPFRGVAIENLEEKTIYINGHKVLMLAASNPEELDYTEYGIENAILIDNTGVFRDREGLSRHLKAKGVDKVLLTAPGKGDIPNIVYGINDKEVEVKNERVFSAASCTTNAATPVLWLIEKHFGIEKGHLETVHSYTNDQNLLDNFHKKYRRGRGAPLNLVITETGAASAVSKAIPSLKGKLTGNAIRVPTPNVSLVIMTLELKRETSIEEVNELMRKASLEGDLVRQIKYSTSNDAVSSDFVGEPATAIFDSPATKISQDKKTITIYVWYDNEFGYAIQVIRVAKLIGGVLRPTYY; this is translated from the coding sequence ATGACCCCAAAAAAAGACATGAACGGGAACTACGAAAGTTCCCTGAACGACTGGTCATATCAGGAAAAACTGGCCAATGAGTTCATCAGTGTGGTGTACAAATTGTTTTACGACAAATCCATTGAGCTGGCGTTGTTTCGCGATCAGTTAATCGACCGGAGTGCCAGTGTGATTTTGTATAAGCATTCGTATGCCGAAAACATTATCGACCGCCCGTTGCACATCAAAGATTCGCTCAAGCTGGCCAAAGCCATTCTGCATTCCGACATCGGTCAGTCGCGTATCGATATTGGCCGGTTAAACCGCGAGTGGCTCGAAGAGCGGAAAAACTTTCTGGACGAAGAAGACTTTATCAATTACAAGCTCAAACACCTTAAGAAGTCGAAAATAAAACCCTTTAAACCGCGCGATGTTATTCTTTACGGATTTGGACGTATCGGTCGTTTGCTGGCCCGGCAGCTTATCATCCAGGGCAACGGAAACCAGTTGCGGGTTCGTGCCATAGTGACCCGCGGCAACGACGATTTGCACATCATCAAAAGAGCTTCTCTTTTCCGGCACGACTCGGTACACGGTCCGTTCCGGGGGGTAGCCATCGAAAATCTCGAAGAAAAAACCATCTACATCAACGGCCATAAAGTGCTAATGCTGGCCGCTTCCAATCCCGAAGAGCTTGATTATACCGAATATGGCATCGAAAATGCTATTCTGATTGACAACACCGGCGTTTTCCGCGACAGGGAAGGACTAAGCCGGCATCTGAAAGCCAAAGGCGTGGACAAAGTACTGCTGACGGCCCCCGGAAAAGGTGACATTCCCAACATCGTGTACGGAATAAACGACAAAGAGGTGGAAGTGAAAAACGAACGGGTTTTTTCAGCTGCTTCGTGTACCACCAATGCCGCCACGCCGGTTTTGTGGCTCATCGAAAAACATTTCGGCATTGAAAAAGGTCATCTCGAAACCGTTCATTCGTACACCAACGACCAGAACCTGCTGGACAACTTCCATAAAAAATACCGCCGGGGAAGAGGCGCCCCACTCAATCTTGTCATTACCGAAACCGGTGCTGCCAGTGCGGTATCCAAAGCCATCCCATCGTTGAAAGGGAAACTTACCGGCAACGCCATCCGCGTGCCCACCCCCAATGTTTCGCTGGTGATTATGACTCTGGAACTGAAACGGGAAACGTCAATAGAAGAGGTGAACGAACTCATGCGGAAGGCATCGCTCGAAGGTGACCTGGTACGGCAGATCAAGTATTCCACTTCTAACGATGCGGTTTCTTCTGATTTTGTAGGCGAACCGGCCACCGCTATTTTCGACAGCCCGGCAACCAAAATCTCGCAGGATAAAAAAACCATCACCATTTATGTTTGGTACGATAACGAATTTGGTTATGCCATTCAGGTTATCCGGGTAGCCAAGCTTATTGGCGGAGTTCTGCGTCCGACATATTATTAG
- a CDS encoding sigma-70 family RNA polymerase sigma factor, whose translation MRQLKIVKSITNRNTASLDKYLQEIGREELITAEEEVELARRIKAGDEKALEKLVNANLRFVVSVAKQYQNQGLSLPDLINEGNVGLIKAARRFDETRGFKFISYAVWWIRQSILQALAEQSRIVRLPLNQVGSLNKIKKISNKLEQEYERPPSASEIAKEMELPEDKIDSALKISTRSVSMDAPVIPDEDTTLIDLMSPEDSKSTDEELMQESLRREIERSLSTLSEKERDVINLYYGIGMNHGLTLEEIGAKFDLTRERVRQIKEKAIRRLRHTSRSRLLKAYLGQ comes from the coding sequence ATGAGACAGCTTAAAATAGTAAAATCAATTACCAATAGGAACACAGCTTCCTTAGACAAATATCTTCAGGAAATTGGTCGTGAGGAACTCATTACGGCCGAAGAAGAAGTAGAACTGGCACGGCGGATCAAAGCAGGCGACGAAAAAGCACTGGAAAAACTGGTAAATGCCAATCTCCGGTTTGTGGTTTCGGTAGCCAAACAATACCAAAACCAGGGGCTGAGTTTACCCGATTTAATTAATGAGGGAAACGTGGGACTTATCAAGGCCGCCCGCCGGTTTGATGAAACCCGCGGTTTTAAATTCATCTCTTATGCGGTATGGTGGATTCGGCAATCCATTTTACAGGCATTGGCTGAACAATCCAGAATTGTAAGACTTCCCCTGAACCAGGTCGGTTCGCTGAACAAAATCAAAAAGATCAGCAACAAACTGGAACAGGAATATGAACGTCCCCCGTCAGCCAGTGAAATTGCCAAAGAGATGGAGTTGCCGGAAGACAAGATCGACTCGGCGCTGAAGATCTCTACCCGTTCGGTATCCATGGATGCTCCCGTGATTCCGGACGAAGACACTACCCTGATCGATCTGATGTCTCCCGAAGATTCAAAAAGTACCGATGAAGAGTTGATGCAGGAATCGCTGCGAAGAGAAATTGAACGTTCACTCTCTACTTTGAGTGAAAAAGAGCGCGATGTGATTAACCTGTATTATGGTATCGGGATGAATCACGGACTAACGCTGGAAGAAATTGGTGCCAAGTTTGACCTCACCCGGGAAAGGGTGCGGCAAATTAAAGAAAAAGCCATCCGGCGTCTGCGGCACACCTCCCGCAGCCGGTTGCTGAAAGCTTATCTTGGACAATAA
- a CDS encoding trypsin-like peptidase domain-containing protein, protein MKSFIGAATGTLVILLIVFFFIWKDEPRPIVVQQNPTPTPVVQTAYSAPVPQNFDFTKAAAKSVNAVVHIKTIIGVKPQYYDNFFGSLHGYFYRQPQEALIAFGSGVVISPNGYIVTNNHVVAGADKIIVTFNDKREMEAKIIGTSPSTDLALIKVNAKDLPYLTYGNSDDLKVGQWVLAVGNPFNLTSTVTAGIVSAKARDIHILGGKSAIESFIQTDAAVNPGNSGGALVNTKGQLVGINAAIASQTGAYEGYSFAIPVNLVRKVVNDLMNYGQIQRAYLGVQIRDIDAAFAKEKHLKNLNGVYIAGVVDGSGAAKAGIRKGDVITTIDNHPVNNVSELMGIIGQYSPGDVVSVNITHHGKEETVKVTLENKNGTTGVIKAGKPFYNATLGAMLKQADESDLSNLNLDHGLVVVNINNGILQRGGISKGFIITDVNGREVNNKDQLEKAISESRHNTIKVSGIYPNGMRISFEFVP, encoded by the coding sequence ATGAAAAGTTTCATAGGAGCCGCAACAGGAACCCTTGTTATTTTACTCATCGTCTTTTTTTTCATCTGGAAAGACGAACCCCGTCCTATTGTAGTACAACAAAATCCTACACCGACACCTGTGGTACAAACTGCTTATTCGGCACCGGTACCACAAAATTTTGACTTCACCAAAGCCGCTGCCAAATCAGTAAATGCTGTCGTGCATATCAAAACCATCATCGGCGTCAAGCCACAATATTACGATAACTTTTTTGGTTCATTGCACGGATATTTTTACCGGCAACCCCAGGAAGCATTGATTGCCTTTGGCTCGGGCGTAGTGATTTCGCCCAACGGCTATATTGTGACCAACAATCACGTAGTGGCCGGGGCAGACAAAATTATTGTCACATTTAACGACAAACGCGAAATGGAAGCCAAAATTATTGGCACATCGCCCTCTACCGATCTGGCACTTATTAAGGTCAATGCCAAAGACCTCCCATACCTGACTTATGGAAATTCGGATGATCTGAAAGTAGGCCAATGGGTACTGGCCGTAGGAAACCCGTTCAATCTTACATCCACGGTCACAGCGGGAATTGTGAGTGCGAAAGCCCGCGACATCCACATTTTAGGTGGAAAAAGTGCCATTGAATCCTTTATCCAAACCGATGCAGCCGTCAATCCGGGAAACAGCGGAGGCGCTTTGGTCAATACCAAAGGTCAGCTTGTGGGAATCAATGCGGCCATTGCTTCACAAACCGGAGCTTACGAAGGCTATTCTTTTGCCATTCCGGTGAACCTGGTACGCAAAGTAGTTAATGACCTGATGAATTACGGCCAGATTCAACGGGCATACCTTGGCGTCCAGATACGCGACATTGATGCAGCGTTTGCCAAAGAAAAACACCTGAAAAATCTTAACGGGGTGTATATTGCCGGTGTGGTTGACGGAAGCGGAGCGGCCAAAGCCGGAATACGAAAAGGAGATGTGATTACGACCATCGACAATCACCCGGTAAATAACGTATCAGAGTTAATGGGTATTATCGGACAATACAGCCCGGGCGACGTGGTATCGGTCAATATTACCCATCACGGAAAAGAAGAAACAGTAAAAGTAACCTTAGAAAATAAAAACGGGACAACCGGTGTTATCAAAGCCGGAAAACCATTTTACAACGCCACATTGGGAGCCATGCTCAAACAAGCCGATGAAAGCGATTTGAGCAATCTCAATCTGGATCACGGATTGGTCGTTGTAAATATTAACAATGGTATTCTGCAACGCGGAGGCATTTCCAAAGGATTTATTATTACCGATGTCAACGGACGCGAGGTGAACAATAAAGACCAACTGGAAAAAGCCATTTCTGAAAGCAGACATAATACCATTAAAGTAAGCGGTATTTATCCTAACGGGATGCGTATCTCTTTCGAATTTGTTCCGTAA
- the dapF gene encoding diaminopimelate epimerase, translating into MLLHFYKFQANGNDFVIIDEHENSFPGDEKTIARLCHRQFGIGADGLMVMRFSEKYDFLMQYFNADGKPAEMCGNGGRSIAALAYFREVAGKIMRFEAADGVHDARIEKEISRRLFDVSLKMQDVHEIKEWSDGWFLNTGVPHWVHFVDDLDAVDVEKQGRALRYDERFMPAGTNVNFVKIEKEQLSVRTYERGVEGETLSCGTGVTASVLAAFLKTGKKISSVRTRGGDFQVTFEQIDEGFQNVWLRGPAEKVFEGTIVI; encoded by the coding sequence ATGCTTCTTCATTTTTATAAGTTTCAGGCCAACGGAAACGATTTCGTGATTATTGACGAGCACGAGAATTCTTTTCCCGGTGATGAAAAAACAATTGCCCGGCTCTGCCACCGACAGTTTGGCATAGGAGCTGACGGACTGATGGTGATGCGTTTCTCGGAAAAATATGATTTTTTAATGCAGTATTTTAATGCGGATGGTAAACCGGCTGAAATGTGTGGAAACGGAGGAAGAAGTATTGCTGCGTTGGCGTATTTCCGTGAAGTGGCCGGAAAAATCATGCGTTTTGAAGCGGCTGATGGTGTACATGATGCCCGGATTGAAAAAGAAATATCCCGTCGGCTTTTTGATGTCTCTCTTAAAATGCAGGATGTGCATGAAATTAAAGAATGGTCTGATGGATGGTTTCTCAATACCGGCGTGCCGCATTGGGTTCATTTTGTGGATGATCTGGATGCCGTGGATGTTGAAAAACAAGGGCGTGCTTTACGTTATGATGAACGCTTTATGCCTGCCGGAACCAATGTGAATTTTGTAAAGATTGAAAAAGAACAGCTCTCTGTAAGAACGTATGAACGGGGAGTGGAAGGGGAGACCCTTTCGTGTGGAACCGGAGTGACGGCTTCCGTATTGGCTGCTTTTTTAAAGACAGGGAAGAAAATTTCCAGCGTTCGTACCCGTGGTGGCGATTTTCAGGTTACGTTTGAACAAATAGATGAAGGTTTCCAAAATGTTTGGTTGCGTGGACCTGCCGAAAAGGTTTTTGAAGGGACAATCGTAATTTAA
- a CDS encoding glucosaminidase domain-containing protein, translating into MNGKKTYFIRALVILFSFLFLSPAYAQHRKMTTKEYIKKYKDIAIKDMKTYKIPASITLAQGILESGSGNSILARKANNHFGIKCHNGWKGPTIHVADDTKHDCFRKYKSAEASYRDHSKFLRKGSRYAFLFKYPITDYRSWAYGLKRAGYATNPRYPELLIHYIQKYHLYKYDKEGLKRKHHHRHSKRKALRYATPQIASFPKIGTSQFGRPILENNNRRVIVVKRGDTFKKIASEFEIRLHRLLSYNDLKKSDIIHPGELLYLQKKASRAQKGYKYHIVKEGESLWGISQLYGIRLNKLLDMNNFPHHYQAAAGTRIRVR; encoded by the coding sequence ATGAACGGAAAAAAAACATATTTCATTCGGGCTTTAGTTATCCTTTTCTCTTTCCTTTTCCTGTCCCCGGCATATGCCCAGCACAGGAAAATGACTACCAAAGAATACATCAAAAAGTATAAAGACATCGCTATCAAGGATATGAAGACCTATAAAATTCCGGCTTCCATTACCCTGGCACAGGGAATTCTGGAATCAGGAAGCGGGAATAGTATTTTAGCCCGGAAAGCCAACAATCATTTCGGAATAAAATGTCATAACGGATGGAAGGGACCGACTATTCATGTCGCCGATGATACCAAACACGACTGTTTCAGAAAATACAAAAGTGCCGAAGCTTCTTACCGCGATCACTCAAAATTTCTCAGAAAAGGATCCCGGTATGCTTTCTTGTTTAAATATCCTATTACCGACTACCGATCCTGGGCTTACGGATTAAAACGGGCAGGCTATGCCACCAATCCGCGGTATCCCGAATTGCTCATTCATTACATTCAAAAGTATCATCTTTACAAATATGATAAGGAAGGATTAAAGCGAAAACATCACCATCGCCACAGCAAAAGGAAAGCATTGCGTTATGCTACGCCACAAATCGCTTCTTTCCCCAAAATCGGCACCAGCCAGTTTGGCCGTCCGATACTGGAAAACAACAACCGGAGAGTAATTGTTGTCAAACGAGGAGATACGTTCAAAAAGATTGCCAGCGAATTTGAGATCCGGTTGCACCGGTTGCTTTCGTACAACGACCTGAAAAAATCAGATATCATTCATCCGGGCGAGCTGCTTTATTTGCAGAAAAAGGCTTCCAGAGCACAAAAAGGCTATAAATATCACATTGTAAAAGAAGGAGAATCGCTTTGGGGAATTTCACAATTGTACGGCATTCGTTTAAACAAGCTTCTTGACATGAATAATTTTCCGCATCATTATCAAGCAGCAGCCGGAACGCGAATCAGAGTCCGGTAA